A single region of the Triticum dicoccoides isolate Atlit2015 ecotype Zavitan chromosome 2B, WEW_v2.0, whole genome shotgun sequence genome encodes:
- the LOC119367385 gene encoding zinc finger BED domain-containing protein RICESLEEPER 1-like yields the protein MMFGEELDLAMMDQLLQLDEPVVSPKATNTGRRKRSKSKVWEEFTPVLRAGKVQSARCNHCEKQLGGKSTAGISHLRRHLKICSVRAIVEGGCQNGPSSQPSSSASKTCSFDQEKSLEVLTRAVISNSNSCSSPIIGSATFRNFLTGINPMFNMVPQAITEERILGIFQREQLELKEKIALLHGGVFFSLADWEHGFEQNFLCLRVQFIDEDWVMNRIIIRCVCSNIGEYFLDSYLSMLPDWNSFRKLNTDLWKYDGKPVKAVIIETIDGWSLGQKLLGLTSQHARDSKVTMELEENISSQNYLVAKHKLLSIPCMVTALNNLFGWELKDFVLETSASCFRCMTYTPARKKKYEEILSKIRLSRPSFGSQRWYLTFYSLEVALQFFKAYPNIEELDPVLWPNLKPSSEQLEAAESFCKTAWPIYHAIKVISSPHHLTFNSYYDAILSVRTALRVSSKMVNVEHVLDIEDMQKKFEENWREWYLWLSLAVVLDPRYKISFVELRSRQTFGHDADMYISEVRAKMYDLFIRYSSHVNEPTIDVLNQTISDLRLDWTGSESFNDASQSYINPEGHDEFKELNEYLGAELSPQNNFFDIMKWWKNNTSTYPTLARVARDILAIPGYAVSADSAFDKDDKRVSFLNTKASPEVVEAFICMNDLIKFSEASHPNDHGSNWQ from the exons ATGATGTTTGGGGAAGAACTAGACCTTGCGATGATGGATCAACTTTTACAACTCGATGAACCTGTCGTTTCCCCGAAAGCCACTAATACTGGTAGGAGAAAAAGATCCAAGTCTAAGGTGTGGGAAGAATTTACTCCTGTCTTAAGAGCTGGAAAGGTTCAAAGTGCACGATGTAACCATTGTGAGAAGCAACTCGGTGGAAAAAGTACTGCAGGAATAAGCCACTTGAGGCGACATCTTAAGATTTGCTCGGTACGGGCTATAGTTGAGGGTGGTTGTCAAAATGGCCCATCTTCACAGCCTAGTTCATCAGCCTCAAAGACGTGCAGCTTTGATCAAGAGAAGTCCCTTGAGGTGCTTACTAGAGCAGTAATCTCGAACTCCAACTCTTGCAGTTCTCCAATTATTGGCAGTGCAACTTTTAGAAACTTTTTGACCGGGATTAATCCTATGTTTAACATGGTGCCACAAGCCATCACGGAAGAAAGAATTCTTGGTATTTTTCAAAGAGAACAGTTGGAACTGAAGGAAAAAATAGCATTGTTACATGGCGGAGTTTTCTTTTCACTAGCAGACTGGGAACATGGATTTGAACAGAACTTTTTATGTTTGAGAGTGCAATTTATTGATGAGGACTGGGTGATGAACAGAATAATCATAAGATGTGTCTGCTCAAACATCGGCGAATACTTTCTTGATTCGTATTTGAGCATGTTGCCTGATTGGAACTCCTTCAGGAAGCTAAACACCGATCTATGGAAGTATGATGGAAAACCTGTCAAGGCTGTGATAATAGAAACAATTGATGGCTGGTCTCTTGGTCAGAAGCTTCTAGGACTGACATCTCAACACGCCCGTGATAGCAAGGTAACAATGGAATTGGAAGAAAATATATCATCACAGAACTATCTTGTTGCGAAACACAAGCTATTGAGCATTCCATGCATGGTAACTGCACTTAATAACCTTTTCGGGTGGGAACTCAAAGACTTCGTTCTAGAAACAAGTGCATCTTGTTTTCGCTGCATGACATACACCCCAGCGCGTAAGAAGAAATATGAGGAAATTCTTTCAAAGATACGCCTAAGTCGTCCCTCTTTTGGATCACAAAGATGGTACCTGACTTTCTATTCACTAGAAGTAGCTTTGCAGTTCTTTAAAGCATACCCGAATATTGAAGAGTTGGATCCTGTTCTTTGGCCAAATCTCAAACCATCTTCTGAGCAACTAGAGGCGGCAGAAAGCTTTTGCAAGACTGCATGGCCAATCTATCATGCAATCAAAGTAATTTCCAGTCCTCACCACCTGACTTTCAATTCATATTACGATGCAATCTTGAGTGTGAGGACAGCTCTGCGGGTATCATCTAAAATGGTAAACGTCGAGCATGTTTTAGATATTGAAGATATGCAGAAAAAGTTTGAAGAGAATTGGAGAGAATGGTATTTGTGGCTGTCTCTGGCTGTTGTTCTTGATCCAAGGTACAAAATCAGCTTTGTTGAACTTCGCTCTAGACAGACTTTTGGCCATGATGCTGACATGTATATCTCAGAGGTGCGCGCAAAGATGTATGATCTCTTTATCCGATACTCTAGCCATGTCAATGAACCAACTATTGATGTCTTAAACCAAACAATTAGTGATCTACGTTTGGACTGGACTGGCAGTGAATCATTTAATGATGCAAGTCAGAGTTACATTAACCCAGAAGGACATGATGAATTTAAAGAACTTAACGAGTACCTTGGAGCAGAGCTTTCCCCTCAAAATAACTTTTTTGATATTATGAAATGGTGGAAGAATAACACTTCGACATATCCGACTCTTGCAAGGGTTGCACGTGATATTTTAGCAATACCTGGGTATGCAGTTTCCGCTGATTCTGCATTTGATAAGGATGATAAACGGGTCTCTTTTCTGAATACTAAAGCAAGTCCTGAGGTAGTGGAAGCTTTCATCTGCATGAATGATTTGATTAAATTTTCAG AAGCAAGTCATCCAAATGATCATGGTAGCAACTGGCAATAG
- the LOC119367386 gene encoding uncharacterized protein LOC119367386 isoform X1 — protein MAHGSSASDWARDITAEDAVQPERPRGVESFRIRDASRHATRACGLHVAISHLGASCGGASSPSTAAPGQPEGSGSGRMYGILAVLSTSLALSVVSCVLCYLVGQSSEAAPSGENQDKEDLWLSAFPIGTEWENIDKIKEFNWNFQNLEKALEEGGELYGKTVYCIVDQSTFGRGWCSGHMNMLRGIIGGALRRRARWMLPTQTVHNMGESISDRPKHDHDRPTMAGALG, from the exons ATGGCCCACGGCTCCTCGGCTTCGGACTGGGCGAGGGACATCACGGCGGAGGACGCGGTTCAGCCCGAGCGCCCACGCGGCGTCGAGAGCTTCAGGATCAGGGACGCGAGCCGCCACGCCACGCGCGCCTGCGGGCTACACGTTGCGATCAGCCACCTCGGAGCCTCATGCGGCGGTGCATCGTCGCCGTCAACCGCGGCGCCAGGACAGCCCGAGGGGAGTGGGAGCGGGAGGATGTACGGCATCCTCGCCGTTCTCAGCACTTCTCTGGCACTTAGCGTGGTGTCCTGCGTGCTGTGCTACCTCGTGGGTCAAAGCAGTGAGGCTGCTCCGTCCGGAGAGAACCAGGACAAG GAGGATCTTTGGTTGTCGGCCTTCCCCATTGGAACCGAG TGGGAAAACATTGACAAGATAAAGGAGTTCAACTGGAACTTTCAAAATTTAGAG AAAGCTCTAGAAGAAGGGGGGGAGCTGTATGGGAAGACAGTTTACTGCATAGTGGATCAGAGTACATTTG GGCGGGGGTGGTGCAGTGGCCACATGAACATGCTCAGGGGCATCATCGGCGGGGCGCTCAGGAGACGAGCGAGGTGGATGCTGCCCACCCAGACGGTACACAACATGGGGGAGTCCATCTCCGACCGTCCCAAGCACGACCATGATAGACCTACAATGGCAG GAGCTCTGGGCTGA
- the LOC119367386 gene encoding uncharacterized protein LOC119367386 isoform X2, with amino-acid sequence MAHGSSASDWARDITAEDAVQPERPRGVESFRIRDASRHATRACGLHVAISHLGASCGGASSPSTAAPGQPEGSGSGRMYGILAVLSTSLALSVVSCVLCYLVGQSSEAAPSGENQDKEDLWLSAFPIGTEWENIDKIKEFNWNFQNLEKALEEGGELYGKTVYCIVDQSTFGRGWCSGHMNMLRGIIGGALRRRARWMLPTQTVHNMGESISDRPKHDHDRPTMAA; translated from the exons ATGGCCCACGGCTCCTCGGCTTCGGACTGGGCGAGGGACATCACGGCGGAGGACGCGGTTCAGCCCGAGCGCCCACGCGGCGTCGAGAGCTTCAGGATCAGGGACGCGAGCCGCCACGCCACGCGCGCCTGCGGGCTACACGTTGCGATCAGCCACCTCGGAGCCTCATGCGGCGGTGCATCGTCGCCGTCAACCGCGGCGCCAGGACAGCCCGAGGGGAGTGGGAGCGGGAGGATGTACGGCATCCTCGCCGTTCTCAGCACTTCTCTGGCACTTAGCGTGGTGTCCTGCGTGCTGTGCTACCTCGTGGGTCAAAGCAGTGAGGCTGCTCCGTCCGGAGAGAACCAGGACAAG GAGGATCTTTGGTTGTCGGCCTTCCCCATTGGAACCGAG TGGGAAAACATTGACAAGATAAAGGAGTTCAACTGGAACTTTCAAAATTTAGAG AAAGCTCTAGAAGAAGGGGGGGAGCTGTATGGGAAGACAGTTTACTGCATAGTGGATCAGAGTACATTTG GGCGGGGGTGGTGCAGTGGCCACATGAACATGCTCAGGGGCATCATCGGCGGGGCGCTCAGGAGACGAGCGAGGTGGATGCTGCCCACCCAGACGGTACACAACATGGGGGAGTCCATCTCCGACCGTCCCAAGCACGACCATGATAGACCTACAATGGCAG CATGA
- the LOC119367386 gene encoding uncharacterized protein LOC119367386 isoform X3 has product MAHGSSASDWARDITAEDAVQPERPRGVESFRIRDASRHATRACGLHVAISHLGASCGGASSPSTAAPGQPEGSGSGRMYGILAVLSTSLALSVVSCVLCYLVGQSSEAAPSGENQDKEDLWLSAFPIGTEWENIDKIKEFNWNFQNLEKALEEGGELYGKTVYCIVDQRRGWCSGHMNMLRGIIGGALRRRARWMLPTQTVHNMGESISDRPKHDHDRPTMAGALG; this is encoded by the exons ATGGCCCACGGCTCCTCGGCTTCGGACTGGGCGAGGGACATCACGGCGGAGGACGCGGTTCAGCCCGAGCGCCCACGCGGCGTCGAGAGCTTCAGGATCAGGGACGCGAGCCGCCACGCCACGCGCGCCTGCGGGCTACACGTTGCGATCAGCCACCTCGGAGCCTCATGCGGCGGTGCATCGTCGCCGTCAACCGCGGCGCCAGGACAGCCCGAGGGGAGTGGGAGCGGGAGGATGTACGGCATCCTCGCCGTTCTCAGCACTTCTCTGGCACTTAGCGTGGTGTCCTGCGTGCTGTGCTACCTCGTGGGTCAAAGCAGTGAGGCTGCTCCGTCCGGAGAGAACCAGGACAAG GAGGATCTTTGGTTGTCGGCCTTCCCCATTGGAACCGAG TGGGAAAACATTGACAAGATAAAGGAGTTCAACTGGAACTTTCAAAATTTAGAG AAAGCTCTAGAAGAAGGGGGGGAGCTGTATGGGAAGACAGTTTACTGCATAGTGGATCAGA GGCGGGGGTGGTGCAGTGGCCACATGAACATGCTCAGGGGCATCATCGGCGGGGCGCTCAGGAGACGAGCGAGGTGGATGCTGCCCACCCAGACGGTACACAACATGGGGGAGTCCATCTCCGACCGTCCCAAGCACGACCATGATAGACCTACAATGGCAG GAGCTCTGGGCTGA